One stretch of Oncorhynchus keta strain PuntledgeMale-10-30-2019 chromosome 18, Oket_V2, whole genome shotgun sequence DNA includes these proteins:
- the gpr55a gene encoding G-protein coupled receptor 55a, translating to MPLCERDVCYIQWIVYVPTFVVGLPLNLATLWLLLFRIRRWTESTVYLSSLIINDILLIFSLPFKIYAFGRTWGLSMGFCTFLESLVFVNIYGSIVLIVCISGDRYVSLRFPFNGKRLHSPRKAALVCLAVWVTVFAFTTPVYELHNKNTTSLHNNNETRCFEGFSRETWGKKWIIVAMETVFTISTVTMLFFSVRVMQILSDIRRRNPLDKKVRDNKSVKIVLSNLVAFMLCFIPYHVAAVVYFLAKNGTENPDVINPLRDFVHISTCLGSVNCLTDGVCYYFILKENLLTASQERRRMSTRGNNVAKPGEIDQHLMDNIMVKGPRETGSDNQVTGDR from the coding sequence ATGCCACTGTGTGAAAGGGACGTGTGCTATATACAATGGATTGTCTACGTCCCCACGTTCGTGGTGGGTTTACCCCTCAACCTGGCCACCCTGTGGCTCCTCCTCTTCAGGATCCGTCGATGGACTGAGTCCACAGTCTACCTCAGCAGTCTGATCATCAACGACATCCTTCTCATCTTTTCTCTGCCCTTCAAGATATACGCCTTCGGCCGCACCTGGGGCCTGAGCATGGGCTTCTGCACCTTCCTGGAGAGCCTGGTGTTTGTCAACATCTATGGGAGCATCGTACTGATCGTGTGCATCTCGGGCGACCGATATGTTTCTCTGCGGTTTCCATTCAACGGCAAGCGTCTACACTCGCCACGGAAGGCTGCCCTGGTATGCCTGGCTGTGTGGGTGACGGTATTCGCTTTCACCACACCCGTCTATGAGCTCCACAACAAAAACACCACTAGCCTGCACAACAACAACGAAACCAGGTGTTTCGAGGGATTCTCCAGGGAAACCTGGGGGAAGAAATGGATCATTGTCGCCATGGAGACGGTATTCACAATCAGCACTGTCACTATGTTGTTCTTCTCGGTGCGCGTGATGCAGATCCTGAGTGACATACGGCGTCGGAACCCGCTGGACAAGAAGGTGAGGGACAACAAGTCTGTGAAGATCGTCCTGAGCAACCTGGTGGCCTTTATGCTGTGCTTCATCCCGTACCACGTGGCCGCAGTCGTCTACTTCCTGGCCAAGAACGGCACAGAGAACCCAGATGTCATCAACCCCCTCAGAGACTTCGTTCACATCAGCACCTGTCTGGGCAGTGTCAACTGTCTGACGGACGGGGTCTGCTACTACTTCATCCTGAAGGAGAACCTGTTGACTGCCagccaggagaggaggaggatgtccACTAGAGGGAACAACGTGGCAAAGCCCGGGGAAATCGACCAGCATCTGATGGACAACATCATGGTCAAGGGACCCAGAGAGACAGGATCAGACAACCAGGTCACTGGAGATCGATAG